The genome window CACCCGCTGGCCAGACGCGGTGAAGCGTCGATGGCCGAGCTTTGCCATGAAGCCTGGATTCTGCGCGAGAAAGGTTCGGGGACGCGGCTGACCTTTGACCAGGCGATGCGCCATCGCCCGGCACCACTGAATATCCGCCTGGAACTCGAGCACACCGAAGCGATCAAGCGTGCGGTGGAGTCGGGGCTGGGCATCAGCTGTATCTCGCGCCTGGCGCTGCGCGATGCCTTCCGCCGTGGCAGTCTGGTGGCGGTGGAAACCCCGGAGCTGGATCTGATCCGGCAATTTCACTTCATCTGGCACAAACAGAAGTACCAGAATGCCGCGATGTCGGACTTTCTCGAGCTGTGCCGATCACTGACGACCGGGGTCAGCCGCAGTGACCAGATCGTATTGCCCAGCCTCCGCTAGTAGCGGTACGGGCAATCCCGGTCGCCTCCGGCAAACCGGGGTTAGTGCTTCAACCCAGCAGAATCAGGCCCCAGACCACACCGATCAGACACAGCGCAATGAACTGCGCAGCGCTGCCCATGTCCTTGGCATTTTTCGACAGCGGGTGAATATCCAGGGAAATACGGTCGATGGCCGCCTCGATGGCCGAATTGAGCAGCTCGACAATCAGCAGTATCAGGCACACGCCGATCATCAGGGCGCGCTCGACCTGGCTGACATCGAAATAGAATGCCAGCGGAATCAGCAATACGTTGATCAGCACCAGCTGGCGGAACGCTGCCTCGCCGACATAGGCCGCACGCAGGCCGGCCATGGAGAAACCGGTGGCGTTGAGAATACGTTTCAGGCCGGTCTGGCCCTTGTAGGGTGACATTCGATAGTTACCTATAGCCAAGCCACGCAAGGGCAAACCTGCGTGGCACGAATGGAAGAAATACAACTACTGGGGGGAGAAACTCTCCAGTTGCTGCAACAGCATCGCCGCCTGGGTCCTGGTGCGCACCCCCAGTTTACGGAAAATCGCCGTCACATGGGCCTTGATGGTCGCTTCGGAAACCGATAACTCCCAGGCAATCTGCTTGTTCAGCAAGCCATCGCAAACCATCGTCAGCACCCTGAACTGCTGTGGCGTCAGGCTGGCCAGACCGGCACTGGCGGCCTTGGCCTCGGCAGTCAGCTCCGCCGCCTCGGCCGACAGGCTCGGCCACCACAAATCGCCATCGAGCACTGCGCGCACGGCCTGCTGGATCTGGTCCAGCGAGCTTGATTTGGGGATGAAACCGCTGGCACCGAATTCCCGCGAGCGGGAAACCACGGTGGCCTCCTCCTGCGCCGAAATCATCACCACCGGAATCTGCGGGTATTGCCCGCGCAGCAACACCAGCCCGGAAAACCCGTGGGCACCAGGCATGTTCAGATCCAGCAGCACCAGATCCCAGTCACTTTTTTCCGTTAAACGAGCCTCAAGCTCGGCAATACTGGCCGCTTCGGCCAGGTGTAGTTCTGCGCCCAGATCCAGGCTCAGGGCCTGATGCAGGGCGCTGCGAAACAAGGGATGATCATCCGCAATCAGTATTTCGTAAGCAGCCATTGGCTATTCCTGTTGTTATTCTTTTGCAGGCAGCACCGCGCAGCATGCCCAGCCCAAACGGGGTGGTCAAGCGCAGCCTTTTCCGGCACAGTCGCGCCCCCTGCCACCGAGATCAATCATGCGAACCCAAGCCCTGCGTGCCGACCTGTTGATGTTGCTGACCGCGATTATCTGGGGCTCGGCTTTTATTGCCCAACGCCTGGGCATGGACAGCATCGGCCCGTTTCTCTACACCGGTCTGCGCTTCGCCCTGGCAAGTATTGCCCTGCTGCCGCTGATCCTCTGGCTGGAGCGGCGTATCGAGCATCGCAAGCCGGAGCCGATCAACCCCGGACTGCTGCGCGGCGGCCTGATCATGGGACTGGCACTGACGCTGGGGATGAACCTGCAACAGGTCGGCCTGCTCTTCACCAGCGTGACCAACTCCGGCTTTATCACTGGCCTGTACGTGATCGTGGTGCCGCTGCTGGGCCTGTTCCTCGGCCACAAGACCGGGCTGGGCATCTGGCTGGGTGCCGGACTGGCGGTGCTGGGCATGTTCCTGCTCAGTGTCGGTGACAGCTTTCAGGTTGCCTCCGGCGACTGGCTGCAGCTGGCCGGCGCCTTTGTCTGGGGCGTGCATGTGCTGCTGGTCGGCCATTTCGCCAGTCGCCATGACCCGCTGCAACTGGCATTGATCCAGTTTGCCGTGTGCGCGCTGATCAGCCTGCTGCTGGCGGTAGTGTTCGAGCCGATCCAGCTGGCGGCCATCATCAGCGCCCTGCCCGCTATCGCTTATGGCGGCCTGCTCGGGGTCTGCGTGGGCTTTACCCTGCAGGTGGTCGCGCAGAAACATGCGATCGCCTCCCATGCGGCGATCATTCTCTCTCTGGAAGCCGTGTTTGCCGCCATTTTCGGTGCGTTGCTGCTCGGTGAAGCGCTGAGCATCAAGGGATACTTCGGTTGCGCGCTGATGTTCAGCGGCATGCTGCTCGCGCAACTGTGGCCGCGCCCGCGGCAGGCCTGAATTCAGGACGGCAAAAAGCCCTGCGCCAGCTTGTGCGCGGGGCTGCCCAGGTCCAGTGGCTGATTGCGCTTGGCTGCCAGGTAATGCTCGGTAAAAACATCCAGATAGGCATCCAGGGCAGCGGCGCTCGCCTGGTCGCCGGCCAGCTCCAAACACAGCGCCGCCACCTCTGCCGTACACAGGTGTTCGGCATTCTTCGAGCGGCGCAGGCCATAGCGTGACAGTTGCTCCGCTTTCAGGCTGAGCACCGGAAAGCGGTCCAGATAGGCGCTCTTGCGGAACATCTTGCGCGCCTCCATCCAGGTGGCGTCGAGCAGGACGAACAATGGCCGGCGCCCCGGCTGCAACTGCACCTGATCCACTACCCGTTCTGCCGGTGCATATTCACCGGGAAAAACAATGAAGGGCTGCCATTCCGGGTCATTCAGCAGCTGCTCGATGGCCGGATCAGGCTCGGTCCGTGACCAGCCAAAAGCGGCCGTGTCCTTCACCACATCGGCAATCAGCCAGCCGGTATTGCTTGGCTTGAGCGGTTCGGTGTCATACATCAGCAGGCACATGCCAGAATTGCTCGCCACTGCGGGCTTCCAGTTACACAGGCAATAGGCGTGCGCCACCCGGCACTGCGGACAGCGCGAGACCCGCGAGCCGCGGGCATTGAAGGGGCGAACGCTGCGCGCCAGACGCTCGGCGCGCAAGCGGGCCACGGCATGAGTCATCGCGATCCACCAGAGAAAATGCATGGCAGCAACGGCTGCCGGGGGCGCAGTTTAGCAGCCTTTGGCCGGCCGCCCGGCATGCTTGTGCGGCTAGTGCTTTGCCGGCATAAATGCTTAACTTCCCCACGCCTGCCGGCCCTCAAGGTCCGGATTTACCAACCAAGAACCGGAGCTTTGCATGTCCAGCCAATACCCCGCCGTTGATCCGGACGGCCTGCTTGAATACTCGGTAGTCTTCACCGACCGCTCGCTGAACCACATGTCCAGACAGTTCCAGCAGGTCATGCGTGACATCTCTGCCGGCATGAAGCTGACCTATAACGCGGCAGCCGTGGCAGTGGTTCCCGGTGGCGGCACCTACGGCATGGAAGCGGTAGCCCGGCAGTTTGCCGCCGGCAAAAAATGCCTGGTAATCCGCAATGGCTGGTTCAGCTACCGCTGGAGCCAGATATTCGAAGCCGGGCAGATACCTTCTGAAGAAATCATCCTCAAAGCCCGCCCGCTGGCCGAAGGGCACCAGCAACCCTGGGCACCAGCACCCATCGACGAGGTGGTTGCCAGTATCCGCCAGCACAAACCGTCTCTGGTGTTTGCTCCGCACGTGGAAACCGCATCCGGGATCATTCTGCCGGACAGCTATCTGCGTTCGGTAGCCGATGCCGTGCACGAACATGGCGGCCTGTTTGTCCTCGATTGCATTGCCTCCGGCGCGGTATGGGTCGACATGCAGGCGTGTGCCGTTGACATACTGATCAGTGCTCCGCAAAAAGGCTGGAGCGCCTCGCCATGCAGCGCACTGGTGATGCTCGGCGAGCAGGCCGCCGAGCGCATCAAGCTGACCCGCAGCAGCAGCTTTGCCTGCGATCTGCTCAAGTGGCTGCAGATCATGCAGGCCTACGAGAATGGCGGCCACGCCTACCATGCCACCTTGCCCACCGATGCGCTGGCAGCCTTCTGCCGCAGCATGCAGGAGACCATCAACGGCGGTCTGGACACTTTCAAGGCCGCACAGTGGGATCTGGGCACGCGGGTCAGAACCCTGATGGCCGCCAACGGCTTCCCCAGTGTCGCCGCGCCCGGTTTTGCGGCGCCGGGCGTGGTGGTCAGTTATACCGATGACATCGGTATCCACAATGGCAAGAAATTCAGCGCGCAGGGCCTGCAAACGGCAGCCGGCGTCCCCCTGATGTGTGATGAAGCGGCGGACTTCCGTACCTTCCGCATCGGCCTGTTCGGCCTGGATAAATGGCTCAACCCCGAGCAGACCGTCAGCAACCTTGAACTGGCGCTAAAGGCCAGCAACAGCGCCGGCTAAGTAAAAGCCTGCGGCCATACCGGTGCGCTCGCGCTATCTGGCAACTGACCTGCATCAACACACCTTGAACGGGATTGATGCAGGCTCACAGGTACCGTTAGCTATCTGGAGATCGACATGGCACTGCTCAATTTCTATGGTGCAATCCAGCAGGTCACCGGTTCCTGTTACCTGATTGAAAGCCGCGATGGCGCCCGTGTGTTGATGGAATGCGGCATGCGCCAGGGCCGCAGGGATGCCGATGAAGACAACCGGGCACCCTTCCCGTTTGACCCGGGCAGTCTGAATGCCGTGGTTATTTCCCATGCCCACCTGGACCACAGCGGA of Pseudomonas pohangensis contains these proteins:
- a CDS encoding diacylglycerol kinase; the protein is MSPYKGQTGLKRILNATGFSMAGLRAAYVGEAAFRQLVLINVLLIPLAFYFDVSQVERALMIGVCLILLIVELLNSAIEAAIDRISLDIHPLSKNAKDMGSAAQFIALCLIGVVWGLILLG
- the erdR gene encoding response regulator transcription factor ErdR, translated to MAAYEILIADDHPLFRSALHQALSLDLGAELHLAEAASIAELEARLTEKSDWDLVLLDLNMPGAHGFSGLVLLRGQYPQIPVVMISAQEEATVVSRSREFGASGFIPKSSSLDQIQQAVRAVLDGDLWWPSLSAEAAELTAEAKAASAGLASLTPQQFRVLTMVCDGLLNKQIAWELSVSEATIKAHVTAIFRKLGVRTRTQAAMLLQQLESFSPQ
- a CDS encoding DMT family transporter, which translates into the protein MRTQALRADLLMLLTAIIWGSAFIAQRLGMDSIGPFLYTGLRFALASIALLPLILWLERRIEHRKPEPINPGLLRGGLIMGLALTLGMNLQQVGLLFTSVTNSGFITGLYVIVVPLLGLFLGHKTGLGIWLGAGLAVLGMFLLSVGDSFQVASGDWLQLAGAFVWGVHVLLVGHFASRHDPLQLALIQFAVCALISLLLAVVFEPIQLAAIISALPAIAYGGLLGVCVGFTLQVVAQKHAIASHAAIILSLEAVFAAIFGALLLGEALSIKGYFGCALMFSGMLLAQLWPRPRQA
- a CDS encoding tRNA-uridine aminocarboxypropyltransferase, whose protein sequence is MTHAVARLRAERLARSVRPFNARGSRVSRCPQCRVAHAYCLCNWKPAVASNSGMCLLMYDTEPLKPSNTGWLIADVVKDTAAFGWSRTEPDPAIEQLLNDPEWQPFIVFPGEYAPAERVVDQVQLQPGRRPLFVLLDATWMEARKMFRKSAYLDRFPVLSLKAEQLSRYGLRRSKNAEHLCTAEVAALCLELAGDQASAAALDAYLDVFTEHYLAAKRNQPLDLGSPAHKLAQGFLPS
- a CDS encoding aminotransferase class V-fold PLP-dependent enzyme — translated: MSSQYPAVDPDGLLEYSVVFTDRSLNHMSRQFQQVMRDISAGMKLTYNAAAVAVVPGGGTYGMEAVARQFAAGKKCLVIRNGWFSYRWSQIFEAGQIPSEEIILKARPLAEGHQQPWAPAPIDEVVASIRQHKPSLVFAPHVETASGIILPDSYLRSVADAVHEHGGLFVLDCIASGAVWVDMQACAVDILISAPQKGWSASPCSALVMLGEQAAERIKLTRSSSFACDLLKWLQIMQAYENGGHAYHATLPTDALAAFCRSMQETINGGLDTFKAAQWDLGTRVRTLMAANGFPSVAAPGFAAPGVVVSYTDDIGIHNGKKFSAQGLQTAAGVPLMCDEAADFRTFRIGLFGLDKWLNPEQTVSNLELALKASNSAG